The sequence AAACATTGTCGCATTGTTATTCTTCCATAATGGAGTACTATTTCTATGTGTGAGTATGAGATTACTTTATTTGATAATACAAATTATAACACTAATTAGTTCTTTATTTTGGTCAGCTGAAACGTGGTCATGTGGGGTTTGCTTATAAAGGCTAAGTGCGTGCAATTTACGTCATTGCTATATAATTGTTTACTTAAGTCTTAAAACTGTTTAGTTATAAAACCATAAAAAGTTTCATTTCCTGTTTCATTGTTTCATATTTTAGATCGAGGTGTGCTATATGGACTGACATAATTCAGTAACTAGTGCATGTCTACATActatcccccccccctgaaagtgaccaggggtcgatttcacaaagagttaggactagtcctaactttgaactagtcctaggagatatacaaattgcatggatagtcctaagttaggacgagtaactggtcctaactcgagataaaagactagtcttaactctttgtgaaatccaccccagttgaAGGACTTATTTCCTGTGGCCAAAGGTTGATGGAAATTGGGTCCTATTTATAGTTCTGGGCTTAATATCTACAGGAATTCAGGGCTgataaaattttggtttttactcgcactgatgtgtgttagcactgtatactcagtacgttCCCCCGAGTCTTGTGAACaattatcacaggcatatttctctggtaggattcaaacccacgacccttgcagttagaatcctatgtagcaacagccacagccaatTCGGACAAGGCTTTAGTATAGGGCCATGTATGTTGTATAGCTTTAAATAGGTAGAGCATGTAAGATATTGATCTTCCATGTGGCATATTAAATGTACAGTTGAGAATTCCAAGAAAAGAACATTTATTTATGTCATTTAATCAATATCAATACAAATAGGGCCTAGCTCTGCTAAATAAAATCTGTATAGTGCTTTCACAAGCAGTaatcctactttagtctgatttctgattttcttGCCCATTGATTGTTCTGAAGGTTGTTATGAATTTCTATACCATGTACACACTTTACATGTGTACATGGAGGCAGGCCTTGTGCTCAtcaaatattcctactttttttgcTCTCAAGGACCAAGTGTCATGCTTGTATTCATCATGCATACTTTGTTAAGATCTAAATTTAGGTCTTAAATTTTACACTGAACCACATGGCCAGAAGCCAGTAGCTAATAGTGTTGGGCCAGAAAACTTTTGACTAGACAAGTCTGGCagtcttgtgtattttttaattgaatgtttAAATGAAGATTTGATCTAATGAATTGATAAACcacccaattaaaaaaaaacaaaaaaaaacaggtaagcagcaattttgtgcttttaaattgTCCCATATCAGAATTtctgtttcataaagctgtttactgTGAATGCTGTAAGCAAGGGTAATTGTTGCTAACACTCACCAAGTGACGTAATATTGCAAGTCCATAGTGAACATGCATACGGTGCGTCAAGATTTTTTCTCCTAACTTGAGAAATCATGATGAAAGATGTAAATACTTCGCACATTTTTCGCACAAAAATTTACTTACCAGTAAATAGCTCTTGAAATTGAGCCCTATTCTTTAACGAAATTTCACCTTTGATATTGTCATAATGTTTAAATGGTTTTCCCTAACAGAATTCTCATCTTTGCCATCGTGTTGAAGCTGACTGTCTACCTGTGTTGGTATCAGGTTAGGCGGAGCTCGGCAACACGCCAAGTACGCATCATCTTACCCGATGGTACCACTCAATGCGCTGTCATCACTGCTAGAGGGCGCTCTCAACAATCACATCGCTCAGGAGAAGAAAGACAGGTTAATATTTCTGAAATGTCTTCCAAAAGAAGACATCTTTGTTTTCTAAATTTGTATACGTTTCTAGTTactgattatcttgaaaagtaaACCTCATTGGCGGATACTTGCATAAAATATTTCAGGAAAAATTATCATCAGAACAAAATCTCAATTCCTATAAAATAGTAAAACCATGCTGAAATTAACTTTAAATTgagtatattttattgttttctttcgaAAAGAATTTGCCTCACGCCGACTTACTTTCCCCGTACGACAACCAAGGATTGGTGGAATCTGCTGTCCAGCCTCGCTACACAGACTACCAGAATCCACAGGGCCAGTTTCAGGGACCCCCGCCGTACGCCAACCAGGAGTGGAAACTACCCAAGTATGAGGAGGTTGTGGGAATGCCGCCACCATATGCCACAGAAGTGCCTGGTGAGTCGCTAGTCCTCAATTTATTTATCAGGTTTCGGGTGCTCCCATAGTTCCACTCTATGAAGACAGCTCTAACGTGTGGGGGTGCCTTGAAGGTTACCAGTCATAAACCatcatacagttaccattgctgtgactggtgcaCCGGTCATTTTGATAAGCAGAATTGAtcttatatttttttagaaaaaagggAGTAGCCAACATAGGACTAGATTATATCTCGGTTGATACATGTAGAGCACCGTCAtcttaatctggaggttgttggttcaagtcctgtaaatttgtctttgcttAACCCATATCATTTCaaatttacctagtcagtttcccttgtggtttattgcaTATCAGAAGGGAGTTATTTTAATGAGCCATTTTTCTATAGAAAGCTGACGTGTACATCATTTTGCCCagactgttttatttttaagataCTTTCCACATAGCATAGAAAGAAATACTAAATCATTATGAAGATTGCTTTATTTTAATgttgcaacttttttttaaatatttgtatttacaGAAATGGCCAGTGCAGTGATGCCAGGCGACGCCAACCCTCCAACTAGCCAGAGTCAAGTCCAACCCATTGCACCTACCACAAATCCAGCACAAGTACCCGTCCCAGTACCCGCCTATTCCAGCCAGCAAATGCCCTACGATGCTCCCCCGTATTCACCACCTATGACGTCCGTCACACCGAGACTTCAACCCGGGATCAGCCCGACTTCAAATAATGTCACAGACGGTCGTAGTGCACCTGCATATTTTCCAAGTCCAACTGGTCAGAGTTAGGTGCTTTTTTTGTTCCCTTTCTCTAACAGAATTATTTTTCTAAAAGATTTTGTCGTCCTCAAGGGAAGTcttagaaaaagaagaaaaaagtacatCCTATTAAAAAATTTGTCCTGTTTTTTTATTGACGATAGAAATTAACGTTTTAAACGACGGCAATACTTTCTCAAGACCAACTCTAAAGTTTTTATGAATTTTATATATGCAACTCATCATGAAATTGGTTTTGTGATATTTTAGTGTTTGAAAAACATAATAAGAGACAACccaataatgaaaacaaaaccagtTTTTCTTGAATCATgcacgttttaaatttttacatGAATGATTAGGAACTGTTAAGACACTTGTACAATGTCGATGAGTTTCTAGTTGGTATTGAAATTATCGAAAAAGAACGCTGAGCTCAATCGTCCTCTGTGTCTGCTATGCGGGCTCTCTATGTCAGCTAAGGACATGTGCAGTACCATGAGACATCCATGTATGGCAAAACGAACCAGATAAACCAGGGGTGTGTCAAATATTGTTTGAGCCAGTAAACTTAATGTCGAAATCTTTTTTCTGGTCATGGTTGCCAAAACACCAGTACTGCAAAACACGCCCCTGTTTAAAAGCTGAAATTTACCAAAAATGGCAGCACATACAGCTGATGCACACAGGTAACTACAGAAATAGCTATTCAGTAATATTTCTTTGATTGAagaggaattacatggagataacaggtgtgagttgccagatgAAAGGGATGAGTTATCTTGGCCTCTACTTTCTTCAATTAGAGCTTTTCCCGCAATGATagccctctcttggtgacgaCTAGTCAGTCACTAGCAATATTTACTTCATTTTGCATTGTCATAGTTTTTGTATTCAGCGTTAAGTGAGCCATGGTGTTTATTTACCCCGACACCTTGATACAAATGCAATAGCACTATCGTTTCAAAACATAGTCACACATTTattaaaattactgaaaatgtACTTTTAGCTTCTAGCTTCTTCCCACAAATGTCAGTTTTGTTGGActctctttgaaaaaaatgttttgcgaTGATATGTGCTAATTGTATAACTGATTTTAaccatttttttccccccataAAAGATCCCTTCCCACACCCAACACCTTGTGGACACTGCTCCGTTTGGGAATCACTTTCCACATTCATGGTTGAATTTTGCAATTAATAAACGCttaattaaatgttttgcttaATGATCATTTGAGGGATGCTAGAATCCTGTGGAACCACTTTTTGGTCTCCAATTTTAAACAGAATTTTAAGGTTTAACGGAATGGAAACAGAGATCGAGTGTAATTCAGAAAGAAAGTGCTTAGGAAGCGTATGACTGAGAAATTTTTAACGGGAATCAGCCATTGACAGTATATAAATCATATGATCTGCTAAGCGTGATTTAAGCAtctcgcttaaggacacaggtgtcatgacttgGTTGTATGggatgtttgattttgttttttttatatttttaattcttTGTATTATTGCTTAATGCACTTTCTGTATATTCAATTAATTAAATGTATATAATTGTGTTTCATTTAATTTGGGTAAATAACTGGATGTTTTTAATTGGTTAATAAAAAGCAAATTCGAATTTCCAACCTCTctgatttataaacaaaaagttCTTTCATTGCAAAAGTGGTTATTGTAGGTGGCTGTTGCGCTTTTGGTCGTTTAAatacgccttgaacacccagcagggtggatatgtgcgcattacaagtcttattattattattattattattattaagtgctTTCTAACTTCACAAGTTAAATTGCAAAAAGAGAATGATGCCAATTCGGTTTCCCGAAGAGTTTTTTACTTTTTCAATTCTCTATTTTACAATATTAacattaaagccactggacactattggtaattgtcaaagaccagtcttctcacttgctgaatctcaacctatgcataaaataacaaacctgtggaaatttgagctcaatcggtcatcgaacttgcgagataataatgaaagaaaaacacccacccttgtcacatggagttgtgcgctttcagatgcttgatttcgagacctcaaattctaaatctgagttctcgaaatcaaatttgatgaaatttacttctttctcgaaaactacgtcacttcagagggagccgtttctcacaatgttttatactatcaacctctccccattactcgataacaagtaagattttgtgctaataactttttgagtaattaccgatagtgtccactgcctttaaaacacacaTACCATGCAatcaaactgtgaaaatttgtccaATTTCTTAGTCTTCAATCCTCACTGATCTTTGATTGTACAATTTATgcattgttaatttattttagtaGCAACTAATCATGATTTGCAAAATATGAGAATACCATCAGAGTTTTCAATTGGCTTTTACTTTATTTAAGCCCAGACTTCCTGCAATTTTGAATATAAAAACGAATTTTGATGACACAAATCAGTAGAAAAACAACTCTCAACATTTGGGCTGTTCTCTATTCATGCAAAACATTCGCAGGTAAACAGAGCTGTGGAGGAAGTATGAAACAGGTTCTTTGGTGTTGGTCAAGCTGTCATGTACGTTCAGAACTTGAATCATCTTcaagttttcaaaattttgtaATTGGAAAAAGTAAGACAATTTACCAGTAAAATTCCCAGTGATGAGCAAATTCCTTGACCTGGTACATTGGTGCTGTTAGCAACTGCTTAtgctttttcttgtttttggtttttatttctcaacttgtaaatattgatttattggacgcttaaaggtagggtcataaattgtttttgtcaaaGCATAATGCTGGTTTGAGGCCAAATTATCCATGGACATATAAAAAAGCCACCTGTGATATTTGGGAGATTACTGAAGTTATGATCctacctttaaacaaaagaagcttattattataatgatgTTGACACCTTTTGTCTTTCTAATTAGTTATTCTAGTAAGTTGGATCTGTTGAAGGTTTTAATTAATAATGATATTGATTTGACAAGTATGGTAATTAAGGTATGCAATAAACATGTATAGTTTTCTCATTATTTACTCATTTGCAAACCCAAAGTTTTGATGGTGGAAGTGTGCTCTCACGGTAAAGCTGCCCCTTTCTGATTCAGTGCCTCAACTAACTTCTTACTGCTGAACTGTATTGTATTGTGTGTACAATTTGTTCTCTGCGAAGAATCTAAGCAAATCGAGTAGGttatttcagatggaaataattCACCAGTGTTTTGTTTAATGGTTTGAACTTTGTATTTAAATCAATTGGCATTTGGCTTCCATAAGTTGAGCCACATGTGATGCATGAAGTTAAGAACTTGATGTACTGATATTCGGTGAGAGTGCCTCGCGTTGTAGCACCATAAAGGGGGTGTGTCCGAAGGACAGCCTTTACGCTTCAACGCACTTCAGACCTGAGGAGGATTTCACCAAGAGTTAAcactagtcttatctccagttaggatgagttaggactagccttaagttttcaaTTTCTCCTAAAATAGTCAAAGCTAAGActttgtcctaactctttgtgaaattgtcaCCTGTCGTTGATTTTACTGAACTCTTCcaaaacttaggattaatcttaggacttagaacgAGTTAAGTTCCTTATCCAAAGACATAGGACGCATCAAACccatccaaagttaggacgggttactcgtcctaactcgagataggatcaatcctagcgttttACGAAATCGGCTGCTTGGcccacaatttcatagagctgataatATTGCTGAATATTGTCTGCCAATGTGAAAaggtattttggctgataacatTATTCTGGTGAGCACAATTTGGTTGTGCTCAGATTATTTTTTgcgcttgagcagctctatgaaattgggccctggcatgtaggcctacaagttttatatattattgtaGAGAAGAGGCCTGCTTGGCTTATGAATGTTCCCAACCACAGTACACAGACGATATTTGCTGAAACCCAGACTTTTTTTATGTTATATCACATAATTATCTTATAAAaagtatatatataaataaataaaatcaagtGAAAATGGAAAAATGATGTCATTATGCTTTGTGTGTTTCTTTTATGATCTGACTTGTATGACTTGAAACATTGTATACATTGAAAGCTGCAGATGTTGGATAAAGTATAGatgacacaaaaaaaaaacattgtacaaatgtttttttgtgttttttgtgtgactGTGATAAAAACCCTGCCCCGACTAGGGAAACTCAGTTGGGAACTAAAAGCCCAATCTTCATGCATGAACAGTCcaaagtgggattcgaaccagggttgGTTCACAGTGTGAAAATCTGACCGGTccaatgggattcgaaccagggtccccAGAGTGAAAATATGACAACTTCGAGGCTAGTATTTGAACAGGTTTGGAGAATAGGTGACAATCATTATTCACAATCAAATTCAAGTGGTCTGATTTCTCGATGTGTTGGAGCTTAGATTTACCATGTTTTGATTTTACAAGTTGGTAATGTGGTTCATTGTAGGggaaaaacttctttttttttagcacgggcccgggggggggggggggggggggagtcgtGACGATCATTTAAAgataatagcgccctctattgagctTGTCAACAATGCAGAGTTACATACTTAGAATAGACGGGCGGTAGGAGATAGTTCACCTGTTTTCAATCAAGTAGCATCATACAAATTTAAGGTGAGTTTGCCACAATTTAAgaatttttattaaattgaaaAATCGAAAATTATATCAAGAAGAAATTAGGTCCTATAAAGCCATAGAAAGTGCAAAACTGAACGAATACATTTTAGGTATTTTATGGTATTgtctgtttttaaatttaaagatggcggACTTGGAAGATTCGTTTCTTGACGACCAAGCAGAAGATGCTCTGCTTGCAGGCGGTGATGATGATCACGATACTTCTACAGGACTCGTTCTGCAATCCCCAGGTGCAGATGATACTGGAGTAGAAGATGCTGTAAGTATTTTGTTGAATGTTGGTTAGACAATCATTATTTAATAATTCACTTGCACTTTCCCATCCCAGTAATGAGTAACTGGTCGGTTGTGGTTCCTAGCTGTTTTTGAGCAACTCTAGTCTTATTAAACTTATATTATAAAGTCTacgggtcctactacttgccgtcaactcacttgcgccgtcaactcgccgtcaactcctccaCTCCAGTATATATTTAAAATCCATaaaagaagcatagaactgtaaCGTATCAGCTCAAAGAGAATTCGCGTAAATGTTAGGTCATATTTCGGAATAAAAATTTAGGTTTTTTTCTCGTGAAAAAATGATCTCAAAGCAGCAAAAccgtcggccgccatcttgctttttcacatggATTAGTCTTGGCTAGGTATGTgacaaaaaaattcaaattcaacattttggcTTTGTTTTAATACCATTGGAAAGAGCTCACAGTAAGCATTACAATGATGTAAATTGTTTGGTCATGGgtcaattattaaaaaagttatgAATATTTTAAGATTTAATTGACGGGcttaattttgtattgttttataatagaaaaacaaagaaaacgtGTGACCTTTTGGGACTTTTCGGAGAGTTCTGAACCAAAAATTGTCATAACTTTTGTAATATCCCACAGATTTTAATAAAACTTTCAGTAAAGAAAGCCTTACTAACACAGAACACTTTGCAACTCTTTTTAATTACTATAAAAGATGGGTTCCTTAATTTTAGTTACTGACATTAAAAAAAGGGATAATTTTCttaacgaacaaaaacaaaaaacacaaagtcatgcGACTTGaggattttgttttgaacaacaTTTTACCCACTTACAATTGAGTAACATGTATCTTTAAGAAAGTATCAAGTCTTCACAGATGAAGTCAACTGCCAGTGTGTATTTTGAAAGGTCAAAGTCTTCTGCATCATCATCATACAGCTGATCCTCCTTCCAGTACCCGATCCGGTAAGTTCCCCCATTTCTCTTCAACAATTTTTCTACCTTCCCGAAGTACACGGTTTTCTCCTGAGTGTCTTCATCATACCAAATGTGTGAAAGTTTGTGACCGACAATCTTCCCACCAATGATGTCCTTAACGGTTTGAAGTCTGTCTTCTCCCAAATCCccaaattcattttgttt comes from Asterias amurensis chromosome 3, ASM3211899v1 and encodes:
- the LOC139935010 gene encoding uncharacterized protein; the encoded protein is MEYYFYVILIFAIVLKLTVYLCWYQVRRSSATRQVRIILPDGTTQCAVITARGRSQQSHRSGEERQNLPHADLLSPYDNQGLVESAVQPRYTDYQNPQGQFQGPPPYANQEWKLPKYEEVVGMPPPYATEVPEMASAVMPGDANPPTSQSQVQPIAPTTNPAQVPVPVPAYSSQQMPYDAPPYSPPMTSVTPRLQPGISPTSNNVTDGRSAPAYFPSPTGQS